The Pelodiscus sinensis isolate JC-2024 chromosome 5, ASM4963464v1, whole genome shotgun sequence genome includes a region encoding these proteins:
- the LOC112546707 gene encoding zinc finger BED domain-containing protein 5-like, whose protein sequence is MFVSQKSFEPGFLTSVRFCRQCKTCSYQTVTRRIHAISSDMQTQLKDDLEICDWFSLQFDESTDISDTAQLAVMVDKRANSHGKVKE, encoded by the exons ATGTTTGTCAGCCAAAAGTCATTTGAGCCA GGTTTTCTAACAAGCGTGAGATTTTGTCGGCAATGCAAGACTTGCAGTTATCAGACAGTTACAAGGAGGATACATGCAATTTCAAGTGACATGCAAACTCAGCTAAAGGATGACTTGGAAATATGTGACTGGTTTTCACTGCAGTTCGATGAATCGACAGATATATCAGATACAGCGCAGTTGGCAGTTATG GTAGATAAAAGAGCAAATTCACATGGTAAGGTGAAAGAGTAA